One window from the genome of Balaenoptera musculus isolate JJ_BM4_2016_0621 chromosome 3, mBalMus1.pri.v3, whole genome shotgun sequence encodes:
- the CARD6 gene encoding LOW QUALITY PROTEIN: caspase recruitment domain-containing protein 6 (The sequence of the model RefSeq protein was modified relative to this genomic sequence to represent the inferred CDS: inserted 2 bases in 2 codons; deleted 1 base in 1 codon; substituted 2 bases at 2 genomic stop codons): protein MCVLSKGNRIRDLSLVKYWQSLLTNYQQNKKTGTLATGSVPSEIIEKEXKKLLEILQQDPDCILDTLTSQRLISEEEYEILENITDPMKKSWKLLILVQKKGEVSGQLFLNCLLSTFSESATIWDLNHLNHELLKNEYMEPPQPLGVSREGVFSPGEKEPEDPEITMSFKEKEHLDLETSESFTDKKAGYQETAWSSRENEKEYNTPKFTSLQLVENVEYEFLTTIEYLQDEQRYEESDDFLHLGKEEYLESVGYSEDGDTPVEEDAYDDPECIIYDSKEDSLYSETMEFSDEEQNYGDSETGMSLEEEEEKSMEERKKVFKDVLSCLNPDTSRKLLPDFVKQFFLDRGCRWVTETPGDLAWNFLMKLQALDMTVRDSILRHKVLGEDSKGEFLTGVENLEIRETETINPLDVLCASMLYSDSSLQREVMSNIYQCQFALPXLLPDAEKNKSILMLGAMKDIVKEQSTQSSGRPTGDTXKFLTLMKMPVISFVRLGYCSFSKSRILNTLLSPAHLKSHKIFLHQDLPVLVLPQQISDGLVEVTWSFPDSDGLKENPSFFQKAVAVANLRGDLESFWTQFGFLMEVSSAVFFFIDCLGEKEWDLLMFLGEAAIERCYFVLSPQARENEEAQIFQRILKLKPSQLLFWEEEEAGERGRNMEGLQAALKEVMSSSLRCVSVEDIAPLARELGIQIDHDFENMQGIQVSPTENLAGTAEDEGPQRHSQPNNSSESPAXMSVRETEARCEISQNLQNFHLTPVFMPLLKNCRPLPTRIGAHKKEEKIH from the exons AAAACAGGAACGTTGGCTACTGGGAGTGTTCCCTCAGAAatcatagaaaaagaatgaaaaaagttaCTTGAAATCCTCCAACAAGATCCTGATTGTATCTTAGATACATTAACCTCTCAGAGGCTAATTTCTGAGGAAGAGTATGAGATTCTGGAGAATATTACAGATCCCATGAAGAAAAGTTGGAAGCTGTTAATTTTGGTACAGAAAAAGGGAGAAGTGAGCGGTCAACTTTTTCTCAACTGTTTACTTAGTACTTTTTCAGAGTCAGCTACCATTTGGGACTTAAATCACTTAAATCATG aacttttaaaaaatgagtatatGGAGCCACCGCAACCTTTGGGGGTAAGCAGGGAAGGTGTTTTTTCT CCTGGAGAGAAAGAGCCTGAGGATCCTGAGATCACCATGTCCTTCAAAGAGAAAGAACACTTGGATTTGGAAACCTCTGAGTCTTTCACGGACAAGAAGGCTGGTTATCAGGAAACTGCTTGGTCCTCaagggaaaatgagaaggaaTACAACACACCAAAATTCACATCTCTGCAACTGGTTGAGAATGTTGAATATGAATTTCTAACAACTATTGAGTATTTACAGGATGAACAGAGATATGAGGAGTCAGATGATTTTTTACACTTAGGAAAAGAGGAATATCTAGAATCTGTTGGGTACTCTGAAGATGGAGACACCCCCGTGGAAGAGGATGCTTATGATGACCCAGAGTGCATTATCTATGACAGCAAAGAGGACTCCTTGTATTCTGAAACCATGGAGTTCTCTGATGAAGAACAGAATTATGGGGATTCAGAAACTGGCATGTcattggaggaggaagaggagaaaagtaTGGAAG agaga aaaaaagtgtttaaaGATGTCCTGTCCTGTTTAAACCCAGATACAAGCAGAAAGCTTCTGCCAGATTTCGTTAAACAATTCTTCTTAGACCGAGGATGTAGGTGGGTGACTGAGACTCCAGGTGACTTAGCCTGGAACTTCCTGATGAAACTTCAAGCACTGGATATGACAGTCAGAGATTCAATCCTCAGGCACAAGGTTCTGGGTGAAGATAGCAAAGGGGAATTTTTGACTGGAGTAGAGAATTTGGAAATTAGAGAAACAGAAACCATTAATCCCCTTGATGTCCTTTGTGCCTCTATGCTGTATTCAGATAGCTCTTTGCAACGTGAAGTCATGTCAAACATATATCAGTGCCAGTTTGCCCTTC TGCTACTGCCAGAtgcagaaaagaacaaaagcattTTAATGCTGGGAGCCATGAAGGACATTGTGAAGGAGCAGTCAACGCAGTCTTCAGGAAGGCCTACAGGGGATA GAAAATTTCTGACTCTCATGAAGATGCCTGTCATCTCTTTTGTGCGTCTCGGATACTGTAGCTTCTCCAAGTCCAGAATCCTCAACACACtgctcagccctgcccacctgaAATCACACAAAATCTTTCTCCATcaggatttgcctgttctggtgCTTCCCCAGCAGATCTCTGATGGCCTGGTTGAGGTAACATGGAGTTTTCCTGATAGTGATGGTCTAAAGGAAAACCCCAGTTTTTTCCAGAAAGCTGTTGCTGTGGCCAACCTTCGTGGGGATCTAGAAAGTTTTTGGACACAGTTTGGTTTCTTGATGgaagtttcctcagctgtgtttTTTTTCATTGACTGCCTAGGTGAGAAGGAATGGGACTTGCTAATGTTTTTAGGGGAAGCTGCCATTGAAAGATGCTACTTTGTCCTCAGTCCCCAGGCCAGGGAGAATGAGGAGGCTCAGATTTTCCAGAGGATCCTGAAGTTGAAGCCATCACAACTACTGttttgggaggaggaggaagctggagagagagggaggaacaTGGAGGGTCTTCAAGCTGCCCTGAAAGAAGTGATGTCCTCTTCACTCAGATGTGTGTCTGTGGAGGACATCGCACCCCTGGCCAGGGAGTTGGGGATACAGATAGACCACGACTTTGAGAACATGCAGGGGATTCAAGTTTCCCCTACTGAAAACTTGGCTGGAACAGCTGAAGATGAGGGACCACAAAGACACAGTCAGCCAAACAACTCATCTGAAAGCCCCGCTTAGATGTCAGTAAGAGAGACTGAGGCTAGATGTGAGATCAGCCAAAATCTTCAGAATTTCCATCTCACCCCAGTATTCATGCCTCTTCTGAAAAACTGCCGTCCTTTACCAACCAGAATTGGAG CccacaagaaagaagaaaaaattcattaA